One Citricoccus sp. K5 DNA window includes the following coding sequences:
- a CDS encoding phytoene/squalene synthase family protein produces MTAPAAANRYDRVAQASAAKVISGYSTSFGWASRLLAEPVRSDVRSIYALVRVADEIVDDPDPVLTPALRAVQLDGLEAETMKALECARSTNLVVHAFAGVARRCGIGTGLVQPFFASMRADLSQSSHDSQSLSEYVYGSAEVVGLMCLKVFTAGDPGSFERLAPAARSLGAAFQKVNFLRDLADDHDLLGRTYFPGLDPATFSDAQRDGLLDDIDADLAVAATAIPRLPSSSRRAVQAAHGLFAALSRRLRQTPAAQIRQARVRVPDTEKAIIMLRALTGRAA; encoded by the coding sequence ATGACCGCGCCGGCCGCCGCCAACCGCTACGACCGGGTGGCCCAGGCCAGTGCCGCCAAGGTGATCAGCGGGTACTCGACATCCTTCGGCTGGGCCTCCCGGCTGCTCGCCGAACCCGTCCGCTCGGATGTGCGCAGCATCTACGCCCTCGTACGGGTGGCCGATGAGATCGTGGACGATCCGGACCCGGTCCTCACGCCGGCCCTACGCGCCGTGCAATTGGACGGACTGGAGGCCGAGACGATGAAGGCCCTAGAATGCGCTCGCAGCACGAATCTGGTGGTCCATGCGTTCGCGGGCGTCGCTCGGCGGTGCGGCATCGGCACCGGGCTCGTGCAACCGTTCTTCGCCTCCATGCGGGCGGACCTGAGCCAGAGTTCACATGACAGCCAGAGCCTGTCCGAGTACGTCTACGGTTCGGCGGAGGTGGTGGGGCTGATGTGCCTGAAGGTCTTCACCGCCGGCGACCCCGGGTCCTTCGAACGCCTCGCCCCGGCCGCCCGCAGCCTCGGCGCGGCCTTCCAGAAGGTGAACTTCCTCCGGGACCTCGCTGATGATCATGACCTGTTGGGCCGCACCTACTTTCCGGGACTCGACCCGGCGACCTTCAGCGACGCCCAACGCGACGGGCTGCTGGATGACATCGACGCGGATCTGGCCGTGGCCGCCACGGCGATCCCCCGTCTGCCGTCCAGCAGCCGGCGCGCGGTCCAGGCCGCCCACGGCCTGTTCGCCGCCCTGTCCCGGCGCCTGCGGCAGACGCCGGCCGCGCAGATCCGCCAGGCGCGGGTGCGCGTCCCGGACACCGAGAAGGCCATCATCATGCTCCGGGCGTTGACGGGACGGGCTGCATGA
- the crtI gene encoding phytoene desaturase family protein yields the protein MSAGHRPRTTAAQDTGAGAPRPDGDEAFRPDGEEASGPNGENVVVIGGGIAGLASAALLAREGYTVDLVEARESFGGRAGSWEHEGFRFDTGPSWYLMPDVFDHFFRLLGTTAEAELDLQQLDPAYRVFFEGSEGDQGDRPEPLDIAADQDTNIARFEAVQPGAGRALARYLDSAQRTYDMAIERFLYTSFTSIRPFLSRSVAGQAHRLGPLLLQSLERFVARRFTDPRIRQVLGYPAVFLGSSPDRTPGMYHLMSALDLTGGVLYPQGGFGRLMDVMVRLARESGVRLHAGTAATAILTEPVHGAHPAPRDHRARRARGRRLPARAIGVRVRGRDGEERELPAGVVVSAADLHHTETALLPRPLQTFPEEWWRRRTSGPGGVLVMLGVRGALPEMPHHSLFFTRDWKANFSAIAAGTVPEPASVYVCKPSATDPGVAPEGHENLFVLVPMPADPGLGRGGLDGSGDPVIESIADAALEQVARWAGIPDLAERIVVRRTVGPTDFAEDLGTWRGGILGPAHTLAQSAFFRAGNVSRRVEGLYYAGSSTIPGIGLPMCLISAEILLKRLRGDHSAAPLPEPESSPAKLPAPWSASERSAAPLTTPGRP from the coding sequence ATGAGCGCCGGACATCGCCCCAGAACGACGGCGGCGCAGGACACAGGCGCCGGGGCTCCCCGTCCGGACGGCGATGAGGCGTTCCGCCCGGACGGCGAGGAAGCGTCCGGCCCGAACGGCGAGAACGTCGTGGTCATCGGCGGCGGCATCGCCGGGCTCGCCTCCGCCGCGCTGCTGGCCCGCGAGGGGTACACCGTGGACCTCGTCGAAGCGCGGGAGTCCTTCGGCGGCCGCGCCGGCAGTTGGGAGCACGAGGGCTTCCGCTTCGACACGGGGCCGTCCTGGTACCTGATGCCGGACGTCTTCGACCACTTCTTCCGGCTCCTCGGCACCACCGCCGAGGCGGAACTCGACCTGCAGCAGCTCGACCCCGCCTACCGGGTCTTCTTCGAGGGATCCGAGGGAGATCAGGGTGACCGGCCCGAACCCCTGGACATCGCCGCGGACCAGGACACCAACATCGCCCGCTTCGAGGCGGTCCAACCGGGGGCCGGCAGAGCCCTGGCGCGCTACCTCGACTCGGCGCAGCGCACGTACGACATGGCCATCGAGCGCTTCCTCTACACCTCATTCACGTCCATCCGGCCGTTCCTGTCCCGCAGTGTGGCCGGCCAGGCCCACCGGCTCGGCCCGCTGCTGCTGCAGTCCTTGGAGAGGTTCGTGGCCCGCCGCTTCACGGACCCGCGGATCCGTCAGGTGCTGGGCTACCCGGCCGTCTTCCTGGGGTCCTCCCCGGACCGCACCCCCGGGATGTACCACCTGATGAGCGCCCTGGACCTGACCGGCGGGGTGCTGTACCCGCAGGGCGGCTTCGGCCGTCTCATGGACGTCATGGTCCGGCTGGCCCGTGAGTCCGGCGTGCGCCTGCATGCCGGCACTGCCGCCACCGCCATCCTGACGGAACCTGTTCACGGCGCACATCCAGCGCCTCGCGATCACCGTGCCCGCCGTGCCCGAGGCCGCCGGCTGCCGGCCCGCGCCATCGGCGTCCGCGTCCGGGGACGGGACGGGGAGGAGCGGGAGCTGCCGGCCGGCGTCGTGGTCTCCGCCGCGGACTTACACCACACGGAGACTGCCCTGCTGCCGCGCCCGCTGCAGACATTCCCGGAGGAATGGTGGCGCCGGCGCACCAGCGGGCCGGGTGGCGTCCTGGTGATGCTGGGGGTGCGGGGGGCGTTGCCGGAGATGCCGCACCACAGCCTGTTCTTCACGCGGGACTGGAAGGCCAATTTCTCCGCGATCGCCGCCGGGACCGTGCCGGAACCGGCCTCGGTCTACGTGTGCAAGCCCTCGGCCACGGATCCGGGGGTGGCCCCGGAGGGGCACGAGAACCTCTTCGTGCTGGTGCCCATGCCGGCCGATCCAGGCCTGGGCCGGGGCGGTCTGGACGGCAGCGGTGATCCGGTGATCGAATCGATCGCGGACGCCGCCCTCGAGCAGGTGGCCCGCTGGGCCGGCATCCCGGACCTGGCCGAGCGGATTGTGGTCCGCCGCACCGTGGGACCCACGGACTTCGCCGAGGACCTGGGCACCTGGCGCGGAGGCATCCTGGGGCCGGCCCACACGCTGGCCCAGAGCGCCTTCTTCCGGGCCGGCAATGTCTCCCGGCGTGTGGAGGGGCTGTACTACGCCGGTTCCAGCACCATCCCCGGTATCGGCCTGCCGATGTGCCTGATCAGCGCCGAGATCCTGCTCAAGCGACTGCGGGGGGACCACTCAGCCGCCCCGCTGCCGGAACCGGAATCGTCTCCGGCGAAGCTTCCTGCGCCGTGGTCTGCCTCCGAGCGATCCGCCGCCCCGCTGACCACCCCGGGGCGGCCATGA
- a CDS encoding lycopene cyclase domain-containing protein, with product MTEFLYLATLLVSTGCMALLDHRFRLVLWRAPRAGVITVAIGIAFFLAWDLAAIASQHYAAGQSEGMTGIMLAPELPLEEIVFITFLSYLTLVLRGLIVLVLRRAGGGGLTGSTGTTRPDAGRPAPRPAGGQEVAQ from the coding sequence ATGACGGAGTTCCTCTACCTCGCCACCCTGCTCGTCTCGACCGGCTGCATGGCACTGCTGGACCACCGCTTCCGGCTCGTGCTCTGGCGTGCGCCTAGGGCCGGGGTGATCACCGTGGCCATCGGCATTGCCTTCTTCCTCGCCTGGGACCTGGCGGCGATCGCCTCCCAGCACTATGCCGCCGGCCAGAGCGAGGGCATGACGGGCATCATGCTCGCCCCCGAGCTGCCGCTGGAGGAGATCGTCTTCATCACCTTCCTCTCCTACCTCACCCTGGTGCTGCGGGGGCTGATCGTCCTCGTCCTGCGCCGCGCCGGTGGTGGTGGGCTGACGGGCTCCACCGGAACCACCCGGCCCGACGCCGGCCGGCCGGCACCGCGCCCGGCCGGCGGTCAGGAGGTGGCGCAGTGA
- a CDS encoding lycopene cyclase domain-containing protein encodes MSYLALAGLFLLLPVAVAAYATWRCRLGWQWWAATALTIAALVVLTVVFDNLMIAADLFRYNEELLTGWRVGLAPVEDLAWPVAAGLLLPAVSALLSRSRREVEA; translated from the coding sequence GTGAGCTACCTTGCGCTCGCCGGGCTCTTCCTGCTGCTCCCGGTGGCCGTGGCCGCCTACGCCACCTGGCGCTGCCGACTGGGGTGGCAATGGTGGGCCGCCACCGCGCTGACCATCGCCGCGCTCGTGGTGCTGACCGTGGTGTTCGACAATCTCATGATCGCCGCCGACCTGTTCCGGTACAACGAGGAACTGCTCACCGGGTGGCGGGTGGGCCTGGCCCCGGTCGAGGACCTGGCGTGGCCGGTCGCCGCGGGGCTTCTGCTGCCGGCGGTCAGCGCCCTGCTGTCCAGGTCAAGACGGGAGGTGGAGGCATGA
- a CDS encoding prenyltransferase, with product MTATATAPEAARQLFGSSRPISWVNTAYPFAAAYLMAGGGSTLELIVGTLFFLFPYNLLMYGINDVFDYESDLRNPRKGGVEGIVLSDRWHRLTLWSAGLLSLPFVVYLLMAGSLVSGVVLAVALAAVVGYSAPRIRLKERPLLDSMTSSTHFVGPAVFGLALAEAPPTLTVVASMVAFFFWGMASQAFGAAQDVTADREAGIGSIATALGARGAVRTAVVLYAAAGLGMLLTGWPGALAGVLVLPYIASILPFRSLPDERCEEANRGWRRFLWLNMVTGFLVTLLLIWIARGG from the coding sequence ATGACGGCCACGGCCACCGCCCCGGAGGCGGCCCGCCAGCTGTTCGGGTCCTCCCGCCCGATCAGCTGGGTCAACACCGCCTATCCGTTCGCCGCGGCGTACCTGATGGCCGGCGGCGGCTCCACGCTGGAGCTGATCGTCGGCACCCTGTTCTTCCTGTTCCCGTACAACCTGTTGATGTACGGGATCAACGACGTGTTCGACTACGAGTCCGACCTGCGCAACCCGCGCAAGGGCGGGGTGGAGGGCATCGTCCTCTCCGACCGGTGGCACCGGCTGACCCTGTGGTCCGCCGGGCTGCTCTCGCTGCCCTTCGTGGTGTACCTGCTCATGGCCGGCAGCCTCGTGTCCGGCGTGGTGCTCGCGGTGGCGCTGGCCGCCGTCGTGGGATATTCGGCCCCACGGATCCGGCTGAAGGAACGTCCGCTGCTGGACTCCATGACCTCGTCCACGCACTTCGTGGGCCCCGCGGTCTTCGGGCTGGCGCTGGCCGAGGCCCCGCCGACCCTGACCGTGGTGGCCTCGATGGTCGCGTTCTTCTTCTGGGGCATGGCCTCGCAGGCCTTCGGTGCGGCACAGGATGTCACCGCGGACCGGGAGGCCGGCATCGGCTCCATCGCCACGGCGCTGGGGGCCCGCGGAGCCGTCCGCACCGCCGTGGTCCTCTACGCTGCCGCCGGACTCGGCATGCTGCTGACCGGGTGGCCCGGTGCATTGGCGGGGGTCCTGGTGCTGCCATACATCGCCAGTATCCTGCCGTTCCGGTCCCTGCCGGATGAGCGCTGTGAGGAGGCGAACCGGGGCTGGCGGCGGTTCCTCTGGCTCAACATGGTGACGGGATTCCTGGTGACCCTGCTGCTGATCTGGATCGCCCGTGGCGGCTGA
- a CDS encoding glycosyltransferase family 2 protein translates to MTLSPETHGSVPVPVPAPAREPVSVVIPARDDAILLDRCLRALAQQTVAPAEVIVVDNASVDATAAVAAAHGARVLMEPMVGIWAAAATGYDAAEAPVIARLDADSLPRHDWVEQITEAMAQRPEAAAITGWGRFVDLPRPIGIPAAAVYLGAYYALGYAATARAPLWGSNMAIRRSVWWEVRERVHRTEREVHDDMDLALALGPHHIVATVPRIVVGVSARSLHGMAQLGRRFQRALRTLSLNWSRMPPWERWAARLRPHSTKAAR, encoded by the coding sequence GTGACCTTGAGCCCGGAGACGCACGGTTCAGTACCGGTGCCAGTACCGGCGCCGGCGCGGGAGCCGGTGAGTGTGGTGATCCCGGCCCGGGACGATGCGATCCTGTTGGACCGGTGCCTGCGCGCCCTGGCCCAGCAGACCGTGGCTCCGGCCGAGGTGATCGTGGTGGACAACGCCTCCGTGGACGCCACGGCGGCCGTGGCCGCAGCCCATGGGGCGCGCGTGCTGATGGAACCGATGGTCGGCATCTGGGCCGCGGCCGCCACCGGTTACGATGCCGCCGAAGCCCCGGTCATCGCCCGTCTTGACGCCGACTCATTGCCCCGGCACGACTGGGTCGAGCAGATTACCGAGGCCATGGCGCAGCGTCCGGAGGCAGCCGCGATCACCGGTTGGGGCCGGTTCGTGGACCTGCCCCGGCCGATCGGGATCCCTGCGGCGGCGGTGTATCTGGGCGCCTATTACGCCCTCGGCTACGCGGCGACCGCCCGCGCGCCGTTGTGGGGTTCGAACATGGCCATCCGCCGGTCGGTCTGGTGGGAGGTGCGGGAGCGGGTGCACCGTACGGAGCGGGAGGTGCATGACGACATGGACCTGGCCCTCGCGTTGGGTCCCCACCACATCGTGGCCACCGTGCCCCGCATCGTGGTGGGGGTCTCGGCCCGCTCACTGCACGGGATGGCCCAGCTCGGCCGCCGCTTCCAGCGTGCCCTGCGGACCCTGTCCCTCAATTGGTCGCGGATGCCCCCGTGGGAGCGGTGGGCAGCCCGGCTCAGGCCCCACTCCACGAAGGCGGCGCGTTAA
- a CDS encoding pyrimidine dimer DNA glycosylase/endonuclease V: MRLWSLQPRYLDRQGLTGAWREALLAQAVLAGRTKGYRSHPQLVRFRAHPDPAAAIGAFLHITAEEATERGYNFDVTRIDRPGRPASDHPDAGRDLAADESSAALPRPPVARIPVTDGQVAYEWQHLLAKIGQRTPERLEGLLGISAPQVHPLFEVVPGAIESWERPG, from the coding sequence ATGCGCCTGTGGAGTCTCCAACCCCGATACCTGGACCGCCAGGGGCTCACCGGCGCGTGGCGTGAGGCGCTGCTCGCCCAGGCCGTGCTGGCCGGGCGTACCAAGGGCTATCGTTCGCACCCGCAGCTGGTGAGGTTCCGTGCGCACCCGGACCCCGCCGCCGCGATCGGCGCCTTCCTCCACATCACGGCGGAGGAGGCCACCGAACGCGGCTACAACTTCGACGTGACCCGGATCGACCGACCCGGCAGGCCGGCGTCGGACCATCCCGACGCCGGCCGGGACCTTGCTGCAGACGAATCCTCCGCCGCTCTCCCCCGGCCGCCGGTGGCCCGGATCCCGGTGACGGACGGCCAGGTCGCCTACGAGTGGCAGCATCTCCTGGCCAAGATCGGCCAGCGCACCCCGGAACGGTTGGAGGGCCTGCTCGGTATCAGCGCGCCGCAGGTCCACCCGTTGTTCGAGGTGGTTCCGGGCGCCATTGAGTCGTGGGAGCGGCCGGGTTAA
- a CDS encoding tryptophan-rich sensory protein, with amino-acid sequence MDATAPRTTGLAMPLLVLVSGIVATAGAFLGSGVLGGTPIAEAAGGWLNEDSTPLAPASGAFRIWSVIYLGLLAYSVWQLLPAQRRSDRQRLLRPWAVVAMLLNAAWIWVVQFGWLNLSLIVIVALLAVLGRILMLLVRTASEGRTDALITDGTFGLYLGWVTIATVANTSAVLGAAGFDGLGIPVTVLSSVVLAVAAIIGVATAWRSGGKIAPALALTWGLVWITVGRLDGGLESTGTAVAAGIAAAAVLVAAVVFRSLTARVDPESGRQ; translated from the coding sequence ATGGATGCCACTGCCCCACGGACCACCGGCCTCGCGATGCCGTTGCTGGTGCTCGTCAGCGGGATCGTCGCCACCGCCGGGGCGTTCCTCGGCAGCGGGGTACTCGGCGGCACGCCGATCGCCGAGGCGGCGGGTGGGTGGCTGAATGAGGACTCCACGCCGTTGGCGCCGGCCTCCGGGGCCTTCCGCATCTGGTCCGTGATCTACCTGGGGTTGCTCGCCTACTCTGTGTGGCAGCTGCTGCCCGCCCAGCGCCGGTCAGATCGGCAACGACTGCTGCGGCCGTGGGCCGTGGTGGCGATGCTGCTCAACGCCGCGTGGATCTGGGTGGTGCAGTTCGGCTGGCTGAACCTGAGCTTGATCGTCATCGTGGCGCTGCTCGCGGTGCTCGGCCGCATCCTGATGCTGCTGGTCCGCACCGCATCGGAGGGCCGGACAGATGCCCTGATCACGGACGGGACCTTCGGGCTGTACCTCGGCTGGGTCACCATCGCCACCGTGGCGAACACCTCTGCCGTGCTGGGCGCTGCCGGCTTCGACGGTCTCGGGATTCCGGTCACGGTGCTGTCCTCGGTGGTGCTGGCCGTCGCCGCGATCATCGGGGTGGCCACGGCCTGGCGCAGTGGCGGGAAGATCGCGCCCGCCCTGGCCCTGACCTGGGGCCTGGTCTGGATCACGGTGGGCCGTCTGGACGGCGGGCTGGAATCGACCGGCACCGCGGTGGCTGCGGGAATCGCGGCGGCCGCGGTGCTGGTGGCGGCAGTGGTGTTCCGGAGTCTGACGGCGCGAGTAGACCCGGAGTCTGGGCGGCAATGA
- a CDS encoding MFS transporter — translation MSEQSASAGTAGAPVATHGKTPKKAALAAWIGSALEYYDFAVYGTAAALVLNHLFFPEDASPGVAILLSMGTVGVAYVVRPLGALIMGPLGDRMGRKFVLMLTLFMMGGATFLVGCLPTYEQAGLWAPALLVLCRIIQGISASGEQASAISVSLEHSEEHRRAFTTSWTLQGTQFGTLLATAVFIPFTTLLTEEQLFSWGWRVPFWLSAVVVVVAWVIRRRLEEPPAFEESKSHLPEEKPATPLSLMVKFHKAAVARIACAAMINTVNVVFLVWSLSFATSVVGLDRSTMLTVAVVANAVALVAIPLGALLADRIGRKPVFIAGVVGPAVMMYPYLGAVAAGDWALIFVYGAILSGCLYSLSNGIWPSFYAEMFPTRVRVTGLAMGTQIGFAVSGGLTPIVASAVAGAQGTNWLAVSLVVSLACLISVVAALTAKETKDKTLAGIDELHTTRTEAAELAKLDRTAP, via the coding sequence ATGTCCGAACAGTCCGCATCAGCCGGAACGGCCGGTGCACCGGTCGCCACCCACGGCAAGACCCCGAAGAAGGCGGCACTGGCCGCGTGGATCGGCTCCGCTCTGGAGTACTACGACTTCGCCGTCTACGGCACGGCCGCGGCCCTGGTGCTGAACCACCTGTTCTTCCCGGAGGACGCCTCCCCGGGCGTCGCGATTCTGCTGTCCATGGGCACCGTGGGGGTGGCCTACGTGGTGCGGCCTCTGGGCGCGCTCATCATGGGACCGCTCGGGGACCGGATGGGCCGGAAGTTCGTATTGATGCTGACCCTGTTCATGATGGGCGGGGCCACCTTCCTCGTCGGCTGCCTGCCGACCTATGAGCAGGCCGGACTGTGGGCTCCGGCCCTGCTGGTGCTCTGCCGGATCATCCAGGGGATCTCCGCCTCCGGGGAACAGGCCAGCGCCATCTCCGTGTCCCTGGAGCATTCGGAGGAGCACCGCCGGGCCTTCACCACCAGTTGGACGCTGCAGGGCACCCAGTTCGGCACGCTGCTCGCGACCGCCGTCTTCATCCCCTTCACCACCCTGCTCACCGAGGAGCAGTTGTTCTCCTGGGGGTGGCGTGTCCCCTTCTGGCTCTCGGCTGTGGTGGTGGTCGTCGCCTGGGTGATCCGCCGCCGGCTGGAGGAACCGCCGGCGTTCGAGGAGTCCAAGTCCCATCTGCCGGAGGAGAAGCCGGCGACCCCGCTGAGCCTGATGGTGAAGTTCCACAAAGCCGCCGTGGCCCGCATCGCCTGCGCGGCCATGATCAACACCGTCAACGTGGTGTTCCTCGTCTGGTCGCTCTCCTTCGCCACCTCGGTGGTGGGCCTGGACCGCTCCACCATGCTGACCGTGGCGGTGGTGGCGAATGCCGTGGCCCTGGTGGCCATCCCGCTGGGCGCACTGCTGGCGGACAGGATCGGACGCAAGCCGGTCTTCATCGCCGGCGTGGTGGGGCCCGCCGTGATGATGTACCCCTATCTGGGGGCCGTCGCAGCGGGGGACTGGGCCTTGATCTTCGTCTACGGCGCCATCCTCTCCGGCTGCCTCTACTCGCTCTCGAACGGCATCTGGCCCTCGTTCTACGCCGAGATGTTCCCCACCCGGGTCCGCGTCACCGGCCTGGCCATGGGCACCCAGATCGGCTTCGCGGTCTCCGGCGGCCTCACCCCGATCGTCGCCTCGGCCGTGGCCGGCGCCCAGGGCACCAACTGGCTGGCCGTGTCCCTGGTGGTCAGCCTCGCCTGCCTGATCTCCGTGGTGGCGGCATTGACGGCCAAGGAGACCAAGGACAAGACGCTGGCGGGCATCGACGAGTTGCACACCACGCGCACCGAGGCCGCGGAGCTGGCCAAGCTGGACCGCACTGCCCCGTAG
- a CDS encoding PaaX family transcriptional regulator C-terminal domain-containing protein: MAPQRMLTVLLGDYWFGRGEPLPSSALVELLGALEITPSSARAAIQRLAQRGFLAAHKDGRRTSYAVHAGSRKTQAQRVERIFQAHRERPWDGTWTIITYRVPETAAPLRRAVRDTLRQLRFGHLNDGVWIKPGSHAEEAFAHLKQGDEPVLTLVSLFEGARLPDFVSPLELRRAFDADALDEEYLSFALRWEARARDLGDQWPTGVEALRLRTEVLSEWRPLVHQDPRLPNALLPEEPPLRRAAAATALFYDGLGPSAENAVRRIIERHQPELAPLVAHHTFAASDRLTSPGGSPS, encoded by the coding sequence GTGGCACCGCAGCGCATGCTCACGGTGCTGCTCGGCGACTACTGGTTCGGCCGCGGCGAACCGTTGCCCTCCAGCGCCTTGGTGGAACTGCTCGGGGCCCTCGAGATCACGCCCTCCAGCGCCCGGGCCGCCATCCAGCGGCTGGCTCAGCGGGGGTTCCTCGCGGCCCATAAGGACGGTCGGCGCACCTCCTACGCCGTCCACGCCGGCAGCCGGAAGACGCAGGCGCAGCGCGTCGAGCGGATCTTCCAAGCGCACCGCGAGCGCCCCTGGGACGGGACGTGGACGATCATCACCTACCGGGTGCCGGAGACCGCGGCCCCCCTGCGCCGGGCCGTGCGGGACACCCTGCGCCAACTCCGGTTCGGGCACCTCAATGACGGGGTGTGGATCAAACCGGGCAGCCACGCCGAAGAGGCGTTCGCCCACCTGAAGCAGGGCGACGAACCCGTGCTGACACTCGTCTCCTTGTTCGAGGGGGCCCGGCTGCCGGACTTCGTCTCGCCCCTGGAGCTGCGGCGGGCCTTCGATGCGGACGCCCTGGACGAGGAGTACCTGTCCTTCGCCCTGCGGTGGGAGGCCCGGGCCCGGGACCTCGGGGACCAGTGGCCCACGGGCGTGGAGGCCCTGCGCCTGCGCACGGAGGTCCTCTCCGAATGGCGGCCGCTCGTCCACCAGGACCCCCGGCTTCCCAATGCCCTGCTGCCGGAGGAGCCGCCGCTGCGGCGCGCGGCCGCGGCCACCGCCCTGTTCTATGACGGCCTGGGGCCCTCCGCGGAGAACGCCGTCCGGAGGATCATCGAACGTCACCAGCCCGAGCTGGCCCCCCTGGTGGCCCACCACACCTTCGCGGCCTCGGACCGGCTGACCTCACCGGGCGGCTCGCCCTCGTAG
- a CDS encoding cytochrome P450, with the protein MATPHPPSMTAAGTGRCPFTGPAAAEHPDGARVSEWSPDRNETFGSAHADYAALREQNPFPWSADYGGFWAATTYEDILAITQDDELFSTAKQNVVPHVPRASRRPPLHFDPPEHTDYRTAIDPVFRRSVVTEHAGAFRDSARRLVDGMLMESSPDGVRHLAAPFAMDCFASLLGLARDQTREIREIGVRYGFAIQDMDNPVIEECSKRLYEIAREIYDRRLAEDPDPSRDLVASLHRAALDPDTAITETRAVATIRQLIVAGMGAPQAVLGSCIAHLATDLDLQAHLRAHPEDLPSAIEEMLRLHAPYRVFARTAKRDTVIHGRAVAQDEPIALLFPSANRDETRFEDPDTFVLRRKQNSHLSFGRGSHKCPAATMGRLELLIALEELLARTETFSLAGDIVMMNWLEYGPRSVPLTLRPADRMP; encoded by the coding sequence ATGGCAACCCCACACCCCCCGAGCATGACGGCGGCCGGCACCGGCCGCTGCCCGTTCACCGGTCCGGCGGCCGCCGAGCATCCCGACGGAGCGCGCGTCTCCGAGTGGTCCCCGGACCGCAACGAGACGTTCGGATCCGCCCACGCCGACTATGCGGCCCTGCGCGAGCAGAACCCGTTCCCCTGGAGTGCGGACTACGGCGGATTCTGGGCGGCCACCACCTATGAGGACATCCTGGCCATCACCCAGGACGACGAGCTGTTCAGCACCGCCAAGCAGAACGTGGTGCCGCACGTGCCCCGGGCCTCTCGCCGGCCTCCGCTGCACTTCGACCCGCCGGAGCACACTGACTACCGCACGGCGATCGATCCGGTGTTCCGCCGCTCGGTGGTCACCGAGCACGCCGGCGCCTTCCGGGACAGCGCCCGCCGCCTGGTGGACGGGATGCTGATGGAGTCCTCCCCAGATGGGGTCCGGCACCTGGCGGCGCCGTTCGCCATGGACTGCTTCGCCTCCCTGCTCGGGCTGGCCCGGGACCAGACCCGGGAGATCCGCGAGATCGGCGTCCGCTACGGCTTCGCCATCCAGGACATGGACAACCCGGTGATCGAGGAGTGCAGCAAGCGGCTGTATGAGATCGCCCGCGAGATCTACGACCGGCGGCTGGCGGAGGACCCGGACCCGTCCCGGGACCTGGTGGCCAGCCTGCACCGCGCTGCCCTGGACCCGGACACCGCCATCACGGAGACCCGTGCCGTTGCCACCATCCGGCAGCTGATCGTCGCCGGGATGGGGGCACCCCAGGCCGTCCTGGGCAGCTGCATCGCCCACCTGGCCACAGACCTCGACCTCCAGGCGCACCTGCGGGCCCACCCGGAGGACCTGCCCTCGGCGATCGAGGAGATGCTCCGCCTGCACGCCCCGTACCGGGTGTTCGCGCGGACCGCCAAGCGGGACACAGTGATCCACGGGCGGGCGGTGGCCCAGGACGAGCCCATCGCCTTGCTTTTCCCCTCCGCCAACCGGGACGAGACCCGATTCGAGGACCCGGACACCTTCGTCCTGCGGCGCAAGCAGAACTCCCACCTGTCCTTCGGCCGCGGTTCCCACAAGTGCCCGGCCGCTACGATGGGACGACTCGAGTTGCTCATCGCCCTCGAGGAGCTGCTCGCCCGGACGGAGACCTTCTCATTGGCAGGGGACATCGTGATGATGAACTGGCTCGAATACGGCCCCCGCTCCGTCCCGCTGACCCTGCGCCCCGCGGACAGGATGCCGTGA